In one Agrobacterium tumefaciens genomic region, the following are encoded:
- a CDS encoding lipopolysaccharide biosynthesis protein, which yields MENEVSLNTPRLGHLVRLGLTYMASGGALLMSSAAQLLTFALLARHLGVEQFALYASITAVTNLGVQICGIGSQESLIRRVAQDRSMFPVMLGHSYLLSAATGVVLTIIGMVTIPVFFPTSETLLHTLITTFVILVTNLVLLKVISLSTQSFIAHSDFASANKLEVMFAIARTIAAVVACLIFKIETVEAWALWNLAAHAIATVISVKAIGRLGRPVFRIVRDEIRIGILFSTQFLFKAVRGNADILVLGAIASAEVLGSYSIARRILDSSYLSVEALNRLIYPGSASAALQGIGKTIERAYNVLKAALVIAVGSALVIFVIAPFLPLLFGDEYVSLPIITRVLCWVVLPMAVAATALEALGASGRQDIRAKIWNSGNLIGSVIVAVFTWLFSISGTIGSYFLVESAIAAAVWIALLRLRRNDPALAPAK from the coding sequence ATGGAGAATGAGGTGTCGTTGAATACGCCGCGGCTCGGCCATCTAGTCAGACTGGGATTGACCTACATGGCGTCCGGCGGGGCTCTCCTGATGTCCAGCGCCGCCCAGCTTTTGACATTCGCCCTGCTTGCCCGTCATCTCGGTGTCGAACAATTCGCGCTTTATGCCTCGATCACCGCCGTCACCAATCTCGGCGTCCAGATTTGCGGCATCGGCTCGCAGGAATCGCTGATCCGCCGCGTGGCGCAGGATCGCAGCATGTTTCCCGTCATGCTCGGCCACAGCTATCTTCTCAGTGCGGCGACCGGCGTGGTGCTGACCATCATCGGCATGGTAACGATCCCGGTCTTCTTCCCGACATCGGAAACGTTGCTGCATACGCTCATCACCACCTTCGTGATTCTGGTGACGAACCTCGTTCTTCTGAAAGTCATTTCGCTTTCCACGCAGAGCTTCATCGCCCATTCCGACTTCGCCTCTGCCAACAAGCTGGAAGTGATGTTCGCCATTGCACGCACGATTGCCGCCGTGGTTGCCTGCCTCATCTTCAAGATAGAAACGGTGGAGGCCTGGGCGCTGTGGAACCTTGCCGCCCACGCCATTGCAACGGTGATTTCAGTCAAGGCGATCGGCAGGCTGGGCAGGCCCGTCTTCCGGATCGTGCGCGATGAAATCCGCATCGGCATCCTGTTTTCCACCCAGTTCCTGTTCAAGGCCGTGCGCGGCAACGCCGATATTCTCGTTCTCGGCGCCATTGCCAGCGCCGAGGTTCTGGGCAGCTACTCCATAGCCCGGCGTATTCTCGACAGTTCCTACCTCTCGGTGGAGGCCCTCAACCGGCTGATCTATCCGGGTTCCGCCTCCGCCGCCCTGCAGGGCATCGGAAAGACCATAGAACGCGCCTATAATGTGCTGAAGGCGGCGCTGGTCATCGCAGTGGGCAGCGCCCTGGTGATCTTCGTCATAGCGCCCTTCCTGCCCCTGTTGTTCGGCGACGAATATGTCTCGCTGCCGATCATCACCCGCGTGCTTTGCTGGGTGGTGTTGCCGATGGCGGTTGCGGCGACGGCTCTTGAAGCACTCGGCGCATCCGGGCGGCAGGATATTCGCGCCAAGATATGGAACAGCGGCAATCTTATCGGCTCTGTCATCGTCGCCGTCTTCACCTGGCTCTTCAGCATTTCGGGAACGATCGGCAGCTATTTCCTCGTGGAATCCGCCATTGCCGCCGCCGTCTGGATCGCGCTTCTGCGCCTGCGGCGCAACGACCCGGCCCTAGCACCCGCCAAATAG
- a CDS encoding O-antigen ligase family protein, with protein MSRLADTQSISAQGNAMSLSGSRRDAIFFVGTMLYIWISVAPFENLAAPPVPHAAANQLTGLVIALILGVFALRHRLTGLLLRPRLPILLLFFWLAVCSVLGTQPATSLQRLLFTAILCFITSVLVVMPRDRRQFDRMMAIFAVILLALCYFGVLFLRSRSIHQPYDLDETALAGDWRGIFNHKNAAAPAMIILFMVGLYLRNAWSTVGGIAITLLAGFFLWKTNGKTAAMLLPVTIALIWVMERHAGRTLLMIGGLLAFLNILAVGSTYFPSIQNLVESLGIDSTFTGRTDIWRLSFDTFAQSPIFGQGFQAFWASDRLLAQADISETWAVTAFHAHNGFVESLLNGGLPAFILIVIWLVIIPANDFRIAVERGTDPGLTRLFARIWVYALLSSCLESNFFTGTGPIWSSLLIAIYCLRHQAYDILEQGQ; from the coding sequence ATGTCGCGGCTTGCTGATACGCAGTCCATTTCGGCGCAGGGCAATGCCATGTCCCTTTCGGGCAGTCGGCGCGACGCGATTTTTTTCGTCGGCACGATGCTCTATATCTGGATTTCCGTCGCACCTTTCGAGAATCTCGCGGCTCCGCCGGTGCCGCACGCCGCTGCAAATCAGCTGACGGGGCTGGTCATCGCGCTGATTTTGGGTGTTTTCGCCCTGCGCCATCGGTTGACGGGGCTGTTGCTGCGGCCACGCTTACCCATTCTGCTATTGTTTTTCTGGCTGGCGGTCTGCTCGGTCCTCGGCACGCAGCCTGCCACCTCGCTGCAGCGTCTGCTCTTCACAGCCATCCTGTGCTTCATCACCAGCGTCCTCGTCGTCATGCCGCGAGATCGGCGGCAGTTTGACCGGATGATGGCCATCTTCGCGGTCATCCTGCTGGCACTCTGTTATTTCGGGGTGCTCTTTCTACGCTCGCGTTCGATCCATCAGCCCTATGATCTCGATGAAACAGCGCTCGCGGGCGATTGGCGTGGCATCTTCAACCACAAGAATGCGGCCGCTCCCGCCATGATCATTCTTTTCATGGTCGGGCTTTACCTGCGTAATGCCTGGTCCACGGTTGGCGGCATCGCAATCACACTGCTGGCGGGTTTCTTTCTTTGGAAAACAAACGGAAAAACCGCCGCGATGCTGCTGCCTGTCACCATCGCGCTGATCTGGGTCATGGAAAGACATGCCGGCCGCACATTGCTGATGATCGGTGGCCTTCTGGCTTTCCTCAATATTCTCGCGGTTGGCTCCACCTATTTTCCGAGCATACAGAATCTGGTCGAAAGTCTGGGGATCGATTCCACCTTCACCGGACGAACGGACATATGGCGTCTGTCTTTCGACACTTTTGCACAATCGCCGATTTTCGGGCAGGGTTTCCAGGCTTTCTGGGCGAGTGACCGGCTCCTGGCGCAGGCGGATATCTCGGAAACCTGGGCCGTCACGGCCTTCCATGCCCATAATGGTTTTGTCGAAAGCCTGCTGAATGGCGGCTTGCCGGCCTTCATTCTCATCGTCATATGGCTCGTCATTATTCCTGCAAACGATTTCCGTATAGCAGTAGAAAGGGGCACTGATCCGGGATTAACCCGGCTTTTTGCAAGAATCTGGGTGTATGCATTACTTTCTTCGTGTCTTGAGAGTAATTTCTTTACCGGAACAGGGCCTATCTGGTCGTCTCTTCTGATTGCAATCTATTGTTTGAGGCATCAGGCTTACGACATACTTGAACAGGGTCAGTAA
- the aqpZ gene encoding aquaporin Z: MSRKLLSEFLGTFWLVFGGCGSAVFAAAFPELGIGFLGVAFAFGLTVLTMAYAVGGISGGHFNPAVSVGLSVAGKFPAANLVPYIVAQVLGATVAAAALYVILTGKAGADIGGFAANGYGEHSPGGYSLVSALLIEVILTAFFLIVILGSTHGRVPAGFAPIAIGLALTLIHLISIPVTNTSVNPARSTGQALFVGGWALQQLWLFWLAPILGGVIGAVVWKIFGEEEKAGHAGSVQPAQT; this comes from the coding sequence ATGAGTCGCAAGCTTCTTTCGGAATTTTTGGGTACCTTTTGGCTCGTCTTCGGAGGGTGCGGAAGTGCGGTTTTTGCTGCTGCTTTTCCGGAGCTGGGTATTGGTTTTCTCGGCGTCGCTTTCGCTTTCGGCCTGACGGTACTTACCATGGCCTATGCGGTTGGCGGCATTTCGGGAGGTCATTTCAATCCGGCTGTTTCCGTCGGTCTTTCAGTTGCCGGTAAATTTCCGGCCGCAAATCTTGTGCCCTATATCGTGGCGCAGGTTCTGGGAGCGACTGTCGCGGCTGCGGCGCTTTATGTCATCCTTACAGGCAAGGCGGGGGCGGACATTGGCGGTTTTGCTGCCAATGGTTACGGCGAACATTCGCCGGGCGGATATTCTCTGGTTTCGGCACTGCTGATAGAGGTCATCCTGACGGCCTTTTTCCTGATCGTCATTCTGGGGTCGACGCATGGCAGGGTTCCAGCCGGCTTCGCGCCGATAGCCATCGGTCTCGCCCTCACTCTTATTCATCTGATTTCCATTCCGGTTACCAACACATCCGTCAATCCGGCCCGCTCGACCGGGCAGGCCTTGTTCGTCGGCGGATGGGCGCTGCAACAGCTTTGGCTGTTCTGGCTGGCTCCGATCCTCGGCGGCGTCATTGGCGCTGTGGTCTGGAAAATCTTTGGCGAGGAAGAGAAGGCCGGTCACGCCGGTTCTGTCCAGCCTGCGCAGACGTGA
- a CDS encoding polysaccharide deacetylase family protein: MTQKIGTFADRINNRLVRYFPGPAARIKTSEPIVSFTFDDIPASAWTSGASILENEGVRGTFYIAGVFIDSHDDEQEMISTQGCSELAAAGHELACHTYSHRKLSSFSRGGLEEDLDRNDSVLGSFDKSRHRRNFSVPFGMASPIMQPLLRRRFKTARGIMPGINRGSIDPYNLAAVELRPDPNYLDAADRWLEDVLQNGGWLIIFTHDVSPTPSFYGCPEDRLQGLVRRAVSGGAKVMPVDAAVTALGL, from the coding sequence ATGACGCAAAAAATCGGGACATTTGCAGACAGGATCAATAACCGGCTCGTGCGGTATTTTCCGGGACCGGCGGCGCGGATCAAGACATCCGAACCGATCGTTTCCTTCACATTCGACGATATACCGGCATCCGCCTGGACAAGCGGCGCGAGCATCTTGGAAAATGAGGGCGTTCGCGGCACGTTTTATATCGCGGGCGTCTTTATCGACAGTCATGATGATGAGCAGGAGATGATCTCCACCCAGGGCTGTTCGGAACTGGCCGCAGCCGGCCACGAACTTGCCTGTCACACCTATTCCCATCGCAAGCTCTCAAGCTTTTCGCGGGGTGGGCTTGAAGAGGATCTCGATCGCAACGACAGCGTGCTCGGATCGTTCGACAAAAGCCGGCACAGACGGAATTTCTCCGTTCCTTTCGGCATGGCCTCGCCTATCATGCAGCCGCTGCTGCGACGCCGGTTCAAGACTGCCCGCGGCATCATGCCCGGCATCAATCGGGGCAGCATCGACCCGTATAATCTTGCCGCAGTCGAACTGCGCCCTGACCCAAATTATCTCGATGCGGCGGATCGCTGGCTCGAGGATGTTTTGCAAAATGGCGGCTGGCTCATCATTTTCACCCATGATGTCTCGCCAACGCCGAGTTTTTACGGTTGCCCGGAAGACAGGTTGCAAGGCCTTGTCCGCAGGGCGGTGTCCGGTGGTGCGAAGGTCATGCCGGTTGATGCCGCCGTAACCGCACTCGGCCTGTAA
- a CDS encoding helix-turn-helix transcriptional regulator, whose amino-acid sequence MLSHETIWSAIDTLAKRHELTPSALAKRAGLDPTSFNKSKRFGPDGRKRWPSTESVSKVLEATGASVDQFFGYAFGKATQTMQPSGAENAIPLLGFAQAGSGGFFDDGGFPAGQGWDVVEFPSSPERKQGVYALEVQGESMMPLYRDGDILIVEPGAQVRRGDRVVLKSRDGEVMAKVLARQSPKNIELLSLNPEHPNRSFDMADVEWIARIIWASQ is encoded by the coding sequence ATGCTGTCACACGAGACGATCTGGAGCGCCATCGATACGCTTGCCAAGCGCCATGAGCTGACACCCTCGGCATTGGCGAAGCGTGCCGGTCTCGATCCGACGTCCTTCAACAAATCGAAGCGCTTCGGCCCGGATGGCCGCAAACGCTGGCCTTCGACCGAATCGGTCTCCAAGGTGCTGGAGGCGACAGGCGCAAGTGTCGACCAGTTTTTCGGTTATGCTTTTGGCAAGGCGACCCAGACGATGCAGCCCTCCGGAGCGGAGAATGCCATCCCCCTGCTCGGTTTTGCGCAGGCCGGTTCCGGCGGCTTTTTCGACGATGGCGGTTTTCCGGCTGGTCAGGGCTGGGATGTGGTGGAATTCCCCTCTTCTCCCGAGCGCAAGCAGGGCGTCTATGCGCTGGAGGTCCAGGGAGAAAGCATGATGCCGCTTTACCGCGATGGAGACATCCTGATTGTGGAGCCGGGCGCGCAGGTGCGGCGCGGTGACCGCGTGGTGCTGAAAAGCCGCGACGGCGAAGTGATGGCCAAGGTGCTGGCGCGGCAAAGTCCCAAGAACATCGAGCTACTTTCGCTCAATCCAGAGCACCCGAACCGCAGCTTCGACATGGCCGACGTGGAATGGATTGCCCGCATCATCTGGGCCAGCCAATAA
- a CDS encoding transporter substrate-binding domain-containing protein, which yields MPVLFDAQERFPGGDLSSVPRIRFLMSVDFPPFNFTDQEGRLAGFHVDLVREICAQLKVESKCQVQALPFDELEAALEMGEGEAVISGLATTADLRKSFTFSRPYLLLPARLAVNKAGKLSGSGADALSGKKVGVVTGSRHEQMLKAFFPKATAEGFDGYEPMYDALKTGKVDAVFADGLRLPFWVSGSASEGCCSLFGGPYMSDRFLGEGLSIMAVDPDNVLVPAFDQALAALSRNGRLEEIYRRYFPYGLY from the coding sequence ATGCCGGTGCTGTTTGACGCGCAGGAGCGGTTTCCGGGTGGTGATCTTTCCTCTGTTCCCCGCATCAGGTTTCTGATGTCGGTCGATTTTCCACCCTTCAATTTTACCGATCAGGAAGGCCGGCTTGCGGGTTTCCATGTCGATCTGGTGCGTGAAATCTGCGCCCAGTTGAAGGTTGAGAGCAAGTGTCAGGTGCAGGCACTGCCCTTTGACGAGCTGGAGGCCGCTCTGGAAATGGGGGAGGGCGAGGCGGTGATTTCCGGCCTTGCCACCACTGCTGACCTGCGCAAGAGTTTCACCTTCTCACGCCCCTATCTGTTGTTGCCCGCCCGTCTTGCCGTCAACAAGGCGGGAAAATTGAGCGGTTCCGGCGCTGACGCCTTGTCAGGAAAAAAGGTCGGCGTGGTCACGGGTTCCCGCCACGAACAGATGCTCAAGGCGTTTTTTCCAAAAGCCACGGCCGAAGGTTTCGATGGGTATGAACCCATGTATGACGCTTTGAAGACAGGCAAGGTGGACGCCGTTTTTGCCGATGGCCTGCGCCTGCCCTTCTGGGTTTCGGGCAGCGCGTCCGAAGGTTGCTGCTCTCTCTTCGGCGGGCCTTATATGTCCGACAGGTTTCTTGGCGAGGGCCTTTCCATCATGGCTGTCGATCCGGACAATGTACTTGTCCCGGCCTTTGATCAGGCGCTTGCCGCACTGTCCCGCAATGGCCGCCTGGAAGAAATTTACCGGCGGTATTTCCCCTACGGACTTTATTAG
- a CDS encoding quinone-dependent dihydroorotate dehydrogenase, giving the protein MSGLFSSVGRKGLFLVDPEKAHGLSIAALKSGFLPTCMVPHDPRLQQTVAGLVFPNPLGMAAGYDKNAEVPGPLLRLGFGFTEIGTVTPKAQSGNPRPRIFRLVEDEGVINRLGFNNEGHAAALERLKQAKLRGIVGVNIGANKDSEDRIADYVQGIEAFYSVASYFTVNISSPNTPGLRDLQARESLAALLAAVLERRKVEAERFGKRIPVFLKIAPDLTEEGLDDVAEEALAHELDGLIVSNTTLSREGLRPGPHKGEAGGLSGKPLFELSTTVLAKMRRRVGGNLPIIGVGGVSSAETALEKVRAGADLVQLYSCMVYEGPGLPSSIVKGLSKLVAREGVESIRDLRDSAVDRWADRPLG; this is encoded by the coding sequence ATGAGCGGATTATTTTCCTCGGTCGGTCGCAAGGGCCTGTTTCTCGTCGATCCGGAAAAGGCGCATGGCCTGTCCATTGCGGCGCTGAAAAGCGGCTTTCTGCCCACCTGCATGGTGCCGCATGATCCGCGTCTGCAGCAGACCGTGGCGGGCCTCGTCTTCCCCAATCCGCTCGGCATGGCGGCGGGTTACGACAAGAATGCGGAAGTACCGGGGCCGCTTCTGCGGCTCGGTTTCGGCTTTACCGAAATCGGCACCGTCACGCCCAAGGCGCAATCCGGCAATCCCAGGCCGCGTATCTTCCGTCTGGTAGAGGATGAGGGTGTCATCAATCGCCTCGGCTTCAACAATGAAGGCCATGCGGCCGCCCTGGAACGTCTGAAGCAGGCAAAGCTGCGCGGCATCGTCGGCGTGAATATCGGCGCCAACAAGGATAGCGAAGACCGCATCGCCGATTATGTGCAGGGCATCGAGGCCTTTTATTCGGTCGCATCCTATTTCACCGTCAATATTTCTTCGCCCAATACGCCCGGCCTGCGTGATCTTCAGGCGCGCGAAAGCCTTGCCGCCCTTCTCGCCGCCGTGCTGGAACGCCGCAAGGTGGAAGCTGAACGTTTCGGCAAACGCATCCCGGTCTTCCTCAAGATCGCGCCCGATCTGACCGAAGAGGGGCTGGACGATGTTGCGGAAGAGGCGCTGGCCCATGAACTCGATGGCCTGATTGTCTCGAACACCACGCTCTCGCGCGAAGGCCTGCGGCCCGGCCCGCACAAGGGCGAGGCCGGCGGCCTGTCCGGCAAGCCGCTCTTCGAGCTTTCCACCACGGTTCTCGCCAAAATGCGCCGGCGCGTCGGCGGTAACCTGCCGATCATCGGCGTCGGTGGCGTCTCATCCGCGGAAACGGCACTGGAAAAGGTGAGGGCAGGGGCCGATCTGGTTCAGCTCTATTCCTGCATGGTTTATGAGGGGCCCGGCCTGCCGTCGTCCATCGTCAAGGGCCTGTCGAAGCTGGTTGCCCGCGAGGGCGTGGAATCGATCCGTGACCTGCGCGACAGCGCGGTCGATCGCTGGGCGGATCGCCCGCTCGGTTGA
- a CDS encoding glycosyltransferase, producing MDSFRQYTRESFRTTPAGRKIAFSLIGDNPLWRAPEPDEPGPTRFLASLGFGKPYISTFEEQALKNNSTVEDELLASGLVDAEAYFGAFARFLRLPFLPEIDPGRVADINHLDTQLGEPRFLRLTPLNGKTVLLIVPELARMELLKEMLNQRPHLLDELAVTTPQAMRSAIWKAGETRRSSETRQLLFNTAPQHSARITLHGQQGFVSGVLITLLALSLLFYTQAALAYMHVTLTLLYLSTLLFRLFALVHAPRENEGRTVFPLQRDGDLPVYTVLVALYREEAVVDQLVNALERLDWPKSRLDIKLVCEADDAATIEAIQKTNPGQHIEIIKVPPSLPRTKPKALTYALAGARGTFVAVYDAEDRPHPQQLREAYATFRDQPDNVACLQAPLIISNARASWLSACFALEYSGLFRCMLPVLAAHRLPLPLGGTSNHFRTAVLRRAGAWDPYNVTEDADMGLRLHRLGYRCGVIRRQTLEDAPTSLPVWLSQRARWYKGWLQSWLVMTRAPFTTAHNMGWVAYIVFQLLIGGMLLSSLTHPFLFVSFAFMAMAIRENGTDMLFSWQGLLFLIDTLNIFGSYAIFMLMGRNRMIRYEKQQIRQRWMAIPLYWLMMSIAAWRAVVELKTKPFVWNKTPHMPVVKDTA from the coding sequence ATGGATTCTTTTAGGCAGTATACACGAGAATCGTTTCGCACGACGCCAGCGGGACGAAAAATTGCGTTTTCGCTCATCGGCGATAATCCGCTCTGGCGCGCTCCCGAACCGGATGAGCCGGGACCGACGCGCTTCCTTGCTTCGCTGGGATTTGGCAAGCCCTATATCAGCACATTCGAAGAACAGGCTCTGAAAAACAACTCGACCGTCGAAGACGAGTTACTGGCAAGCGGTCTTGTCGATGCCGAAGCCTATTTCGGTGCTTTTGCCAGATTTTTGCGATTGCCGTTTCTCCCGGAAATCGATCCGGGCCGTGTAGCAGACATCAATCACCTTGATACGCAACTTGGCGAACCACGGTTTCTGCGGCTGACACCGCTCAACGGCAAAACAGTGCTTCTGATCGTGCCGGAACTGGCGAGGATGGAATTGCTGAAAGAAATGCTCAATCAACGCCCGCATCTCCTGGACGAACTTGCCGTCACCACGCCACAGGCCATGCGTAGCGCAATCTGGAAGGCCGGCGAGACACGCCGCTCGTCGGAAACCCGGCAGCTGCTTTTCAACACGGCGCCGCAGCATTCCGCCAGGATTACGCTGCATGGACAGCAGGGTTTCGTGAGCGGCGTCCTTATCACCCTGCTCGCCCTGTCGCTGCTGTTTTATACTCAGGCGGCCTTGGCCTATATGCACGTGACCCTGACGCTGCTTTATCTCTCCACCCTGCTTTTCAGGCTGTTTGCGCTCGTTCACGCACCAAGGGAAAACGAAGGGAGAACCGTCTTCCCGCTCCAGCGGGACGGGGATTTACCGGTCTACACCGTTCTCGTGGCGCTTTATCGCGAAGAAGCGGTCGTTGATCAGCTTGTCAATGCGCTGGAGCGGCTGGACTGGCCCAAATCCCGGCTCGACATCAAGCTTGTCTGCGAGGCGGACGACGCCGCGACGATAGAGGCTATTCAAAAGACAAATCCCGGTCAGCATATAGAGATCATAAAGGTGCCGCCGTCCCTGCCGCGTACCAAGCCCAAGGCGCTGACTTACGCACTCGCCGGCGCGCGTGGTACATTCGTTGCCGTCTACGATGCCGAAGACCGACCGCATCCGCAGCAATTGCGCGAAGCCTACGCCACTTTCCGAGACCAGCCGGACAACGTGGCCTGCCTGCAGGCGCCGCTTATCATCAGCAATGCCCGCGCCTCCTGGCTCAGCGCCTGTTTCGCACTGGAATATTCCGGCCTCTTCCGCTGCATGCTGCCCGTTCTCGCCGCGCACAGGCTGCCGCTGCCGCTTGGCGGCACTTCCAACCATTTCCGCACGGCCGTGTTGCGCCGGGCGGGTGCCTGGGACCCCTATAATGTCACGGAAGATGCCGATATGGGTCTCAGGCTGCACAGGCTCGGTTATCGCTGTGGTGTCATCCGGAGGCAGACGCTGGAGGATGCGCCAACCTCGCTGCCCGTGTGGCTGAGCCAGCGCGCGCGCTGGTACAAGGGCTGGCTGCAAAGCTGGCTGGTGATGACCCGCGCCCCCTTTACCACCGCACACAACATGGGATGGGTCGCCTATATCGTCTTTCAGCTGCTGATCGGCGGCATGCTCCTGTCATCGCTGACACATCCCTTCCTGTTCGTTTCCTTCGCTTTCATGGCCATGGCGATCCGGGAAAATGGCACCGATATGCTGTTTTCCTGGCAGGGCCTTCTATTCCTCATCGATACGCTGAATATTTTCGGGAGCTACGCCATCTTTATGCTGATGGGCAGGAACAGGATGATACGATACGAAAAACAGCAGATCAGGCAGCGCTGGATGGCGATCCCACTTTACTGGCTGATGATGTCGATTGCGGCGTGGCGCGCCGTGGTGGAGTTAAAAACCAAACCCTTCGTCTGGAACAAGACACCGCATATGCCGGTCGTCAAAGACACAGCCTGA
- a CDS encoding CAP domain-containing protein, with protein MTDTSFQTLTRRGFVLVSAGSVLSACVSVPTNKGMPSGTCDETAAALPMVNDLRRSKGLSPLAINGAASSAAAYQAGRMVKAQKMAHLIGLTDSFLIRMKDGSVPLPAAENVAAGQDSVERVVKAWIGSKHHLENMLGPYNGLGVAVAYDAASRNRPYWAMVLCA; from the coding sequence ATGACCGACACATCATTCCAGACGCTCACCCGGCGCGGCTTCGTGCTGGTTTCCGCCGGCTCCGTGCTTTCCGCCTGCGTTTCCGTGCCCACCAACAAGGGCATGCCATCCGGCACCTGCGACGAGACGGCGGCGGCCCTTCCCATGGTCAATGATCTGCGCCGATCCAAGGGGCTTTCGCCGCTCGCCATCAATGGCGCGGCTAGCAGCGCCGCCGCTTATCAGGCCGGCCGCATGGTCAAGGCGCAGAAAATGGCGCATCTGATCGGCCTGACCGACAGTTTCCTCATTCGCATGAAGGACGGCAGCGTGCCGCTTCCGGCAGCGGAAAACGTGGCGGCCGGACAGGACAGCGTGGAACGCGTCGTAAAGGCCTGGATTGGCTCCAAACACCATCTCGAAAACATGCTCGGGCCTTACAATGGTCTCGGCGTCGCGGTGGCATATGATGCGGCCAGCCGTAACCGGCCCTATTGGGCGATGGTGCTCTGCGCCTGA
- a CDS encoding response regulator transcription factor — translation MSELVIIIADDHPLFRGALKQAVSGLDGQQTIIEAGDFEAARSAATARNDADLMLLDLAMPGVSGFSGLMALRAEFSSLPIVIVSATDDATTVRRSIELGASGFISKSSGIDDIREGIRAVLEGDVWIPASCQGEKENDPDVANLIGRLRTLTPQQSRVLGMLAEGLLNKQIAYELNVSEATIKAHVSAILLKLKVDSRTQAVIQLAKINTSAMVA, via the coding sequence ATGTCGGAACTTGTCATTATCATAGCAGACGACCACCCGCTTTTTCGCGGCGCCCTCAAACAGGCCGTATCCGGTCTTGACGGGCAGCAGACCATCATAGAAGCCGGGGATTTCGAAGCCGCGCGAAGCGCTGCGACAGCGCGTAACGACGCCGATCTGATGCTTCTCGACCTCGCCATGCCGGGCGTCAGCGGGTTTTCAGGCCTGATGGCGCTGCGGGCGGAATTTTCCAGCCTGCCGATCGTCATCGTTTCGGCAACGGACGATGCGACCACCGTTCGGCGCTCCATCGAACTCGGCGCTTCCGGTTTCATTTCCAAGTCCTCCGGTATCGACGATATCAGAGAGGGCATTCGCGCGGTTCTGGAAGGCGACGTCTGGATACCGGCGAGCTGCCAGGGCGAGAAGGAAAACGACCCGGATGTGGCAAATCTCATCGGCCGGCTCAGAACACTGACGCCGCAGCAAAGCCGGGTTCTGGGCATGCTGGCCGAAGGGTTGCTGAACAAGCAGATCGCCTATGAGCTGAATGTTTCGGAAGCCACCATCAAGGCACACGTCTCCGCGATCCTGCTGAAACTCAAGGTTGACAGCCGCACGCAGGCAGTGATCCAGCTTGCGAAGATAAACACATCGGCCATGGTGGCGTAG
- a CDS encoding DUF952 domain-containing protein yields the protein MQETPAIIYKIVPETLWSAAKAKGVFEGAAIDLTDGFIHFSTAKQAAETAARHFSGQVDLLLIAVDGAALGDKLVYEPSRGGDLFPHLYAPLPLSAVLWETPLSLGHDGQHQFPEIL from the coding sequence ATGCAGGAAACGCCCGCGATCATCTATAAAATCGTGCCGGAGACGTTATGGAGCGCGGCAAAGGCGAAGGGCGTCTTCGAAGGTGCGGCTATCGATCTGACCGACGGCTTCATTCATTTCTCAACGGCAAAACAGGCGGCGGAGACCGCCGCGCGGCACTTTTCCGGCCAGGTCGATCTGCTTCTGATCGCGGTCGACGGCGCGGCACTTGGCGACAAGCTGGTCTATGAACCCTCAAGAGGCGGTGATCTTTTCCCGCATCTTTATGCTCCGCTTCCCCTCAGTGCGGTGCTTTGGGAAACGCCGCTTTCACTCGGCCACGATGGCCAGCATCAATTCCCGGAGATATTGTGA